Genomic window (Verrucomicrobiaceae bacterium):
GACGCCAAAAAAGCCGCCAGTGCCGCCGCACAAAAAGTCCTCGCAGACGCCCGTGCCGCCGCAGCCAAAACAAAGGCCGACCTCGCCGCTGCCACCAACAACTCCAAAACAGCCGAACAGCAGCTCACCACCGCCAAAAATGAATTCGCCGCCGCAGAAAAAACTGCCGCTCCCACACGCGGACAGCGGGACGCCATTCAAAAAGAAGTCGATGCCCAGTCCAAAGCCCTCGCCGACAAACAAGCAGCCCCAGCCGCCGCTGAAAAAGACCTCGCCGCCAAAGTCGCCCCGCTGAACGCCGCCATCGCCGCTGCCAAAACCGCCCTCGCCCCGCTCGAAGCAGCCTACGCCGCCGCCCACGCCAAACTCGAAGCCGAACAAAAAACGCTCGATACCAAAAAAGCGGCCGCAGCCACCGCGCTCGCCGCCGCCGACTCGAATAAGGCCAAAAAATCCACTGCAGAGTCCACCATCGCCGGAGCCACCAAAGAAATCCCCGAAAAGGACAAAATCATCGCCGAGTGCACCGCCGAAATCACCAAAATCCAACCCCAGCTCGAACCAGCCAGGAAAAAGGTCAAAGACATGACCGATAAATATTTGGCCATGCTGCCCAAGTGAGGCAGTTCAAAAAAACGCCTTCATCCATCGAGCAGTTTTATCGCAGAACTCTCAATCAGGAGTTCCGAACACTCCTACTCGCAAATCCCTTAGCGAGCACAGCTTCTCCGCGCCCTCGTCCATCGCAATCCCCCGCACCGCCCGTGCTCCATCCTTCCGCTTCGCCCCAAAGCGCTTCCGCTGGCTCTTGAAGATCGCGTTCACGAACTCTTTGCCGCCGATCACTGCTCCATCCGTAAAATATCTCACCCGGCACCTCAGCGCCTCCGCCACAGGTAGCCTCCCTCCTCGCTTCATCACCTCACGCCGAGATGTCTCGCTGATCGCCCCCTTCTTTGTCCCATCCGCATTTGTTTTCGAAGCCGTGCCCCAGGTAAACAAGAGCTTTCGGTAGTGCTGCACATGGCCCTCCTCGGGTTTGCGTCCCTCCAATTGCCCTAGTGCCACCAGCTCGATGCTGCTCTTTGCCACTTTGATCCCGGCTTCCGCCTGCGCATAGCCGCCCCACCGGTAATCCTTTGGATCTGTCACCAACTTCGCCCGCACGGGGTTCAGGTCCACATACGCCGCCACCATCGCCAGCGCCGTCCCACCACCCTCCACCAGAGTGCTGCGATAGCGCTCTTCCCACAGCGTGCCTTTGCGCTTCTCCTTCTTATTAAACCACTGCGTAAAGCGCTGCTTCAGCGACTTCATAAACGCCGAAATATCCCACATCCGCGCCATCAACCCATCGATGATCTTTTGCGCATCCGCCTGCGCTCCGATCTTGCGCAAATGCTCCACCTCCGCCCTCACCTGCCCCTCCGTCGCCTTCCCAAAAGACCTGCGCACAATCCCCAGCACCTCCTCCTCCGTCGGCAACACCTCCGGCCTGCGTGGCACCTCCACGAGCACATGGAAGTGATTCGAGAGCACACAAAACGTCACGACCCGCACCTGGCAGAGCGTTTCATACATGCGCATGAGACCAACGAACATCTCACGCTCCTGCTCCTTGAGCCGAAAGCCTCGATCGACCACGCGAGAGACGCAATGATAGTAAGCGAAGGGGAGATGCTTGGGAGCCTTAAGCCGAGCCTGGCGCATGATAGGGAAGGGAGAAGGATGGAGGGAAGCGAGCGGGAAAGGATGACGAGAATTGGCGGCTCGGAGGAGTGGGCGAAGCTTGCAACGAATCGGCGTGGCGCAAGCGGTATATGATAAAGGGACAGACCTTTTGTACTTCCACGAACACATGCTCCCGAACACTTGATGCCGTGCTCTACATGGCTTTCAGAGTGAGACTCCGCGTTTCCAGGGGAGGAAGTCGTCTTGGCCGAGGGCGACGGCTTTGGGGGTGTAGCTACCACTGGCGGTGGCTAGGACGAGCTCCAGGAT
Coding sequences:
- a CDS encoding transposase produces the protein MVDRGFRLKEQEREMFVGLMRMYETLCQVRVVTFCVLSNHFHVLVEVPRRPEVLPTEEEVLGIVRRSFGKATEGQVRAEVEHLRKIGAQADAQKIIDGLMARMWDISAFMKSLKQRFTQWFNKKEKRKGTLWEERYRSTLVEGGGTALAMVAAYVDLNPVRAKLVTDPKDYRWGGYAQAEAGIKVAKSSIELVALGQLEGRKPEEGHVQHYRKLLFTWGTASKTNADGTKKGAISETSRREVMKRGGRLPVAEALRCRVRYFTDGAVIGGKEFVNAIFKSQRKRFGAKRKDGARAVRGIAMDEGAEKLCSLRDLRVGVFGTPD